The Triticum aestivum cultivar Chinese Spring chromosome 7B, IWGSC CS RefSeq v2.1, whole genome shotgun sequence genome window below encodes:
- the LOC123156967 gene encoding uncharacterized protein produces MAMAIESKKCPRNFSTYASVEGGAACAMIETGDTYSGSEVEQVRPVLGLCTKEEDGEKKMKGDLLVSLSASSMRFLKVGCNEGWGEVDTDGKVVIKKPDCEPCSTEDDAVSGSPKGAWYASEDEVDSIWSKKIKT; encoded by the exons ATGGCCATGGCGATTGAATCAAAGAAGTGTCCCAGGAACTTTTCG ACATATGCAAGTGTGGAAGGAGGGGCAGCTTGTGCTATGATTGAGACAGGAGATACCTACTCTGGTTCAGAAGTAGAGCAG GTTAGGCCAGTGCTGGGGCTCTGTACTAAGGAAGAAGATGGAGAAAAGAAAATGAAGGGGGATTTACTGGTGAGTCTGAGTGCGTCTAGTATGCGTTTTCTGAAGGTTGGTTGTAACGAAGGATGGGGTGAGGTCGATACTGATGGCAAGGTTGTCATTAAGAAACCTGATTGCGAGCCATGTAGTACTGAAGATGATGCAGTGTCTGGAAGTCCAAAAGGAGCCTGGTATGCAAGTGAAGATGAGGTTGACAGCATCTGGAGCAAGAAGATTAAGACCTAG
- the LOC123156966 gene encoding protein FAR1-RELATED SEQUENCE 5-like: MPDERTIQAERVTTLESAIRGFAERKTASVITPNLGLSYDSLTEAYDFYNLYSWECGFGIRYGKSRINVKGARCMKEFVCSCSGKPNKENSSSCRTKCRAMVRLLQTDDGGWYIYENKTEHNHEQLDTCASKLHFPSHRHIYKYTRELVAHLRQNNVNLSKVYNIIGTYFGRIENVPFTKRCLRTLCGKISREQADDDVRKTIELFSEMKEKDSDFSYAVQVDDESRIRTLLWSNGRSKLQYHYFGDAVTFDTTYKTNMYDMPFGLFVGVNNHFQSTIFVGVLMRDEQSEIYEWVFHEFVKMMGGKVPVTILTDQARAMEIAIENVWPDTTHRWCKWHILRKAKESLGFHYTKKSDFRAELHRLVNHMLTIGEFEKGWVEIMKKYSLQSNTFLTQIFEVRRKWAKPYFSGKFCAKMTSTQRSESANHMLKNYVPPACPMNLFVKQYAKVLFDREQEEGFQEKRTKLAGVVLKVDIPIERHASTVYTRAMFELFAKKSLLLWILLHRRISSKD, encoded by the exons ATGCCCGATGAGAGAACTATACAAGCAGAGAGGGTTACAACACTTGAAAGTGCAATTAGGGGTTTTGCTGAAAGGAAAACTGCTTCAGTCATTACACCAAATCTAGGATTGAGTTATGATTCGTTGACAGAAGCTTACGACTTTTACAACCTTTATTCATGGGAATGTGGCTTTGGCATACGTTACGGGAAGAGCAGAATTAATGTGAAAGGAGCGAGGTGTATGAAGGAGTTTGTTTGCAGTTGTTCG GGGAAACCGAATAAGGAGAATAGCAGTTCATGCAGAACAAAGTGTCGTGCAATGGTGAGGCTACTACAAACTGATGACGGGGGGTGGTATATATATGAGAACAAGACAGAGCACAATCATGAACAGCTTGATACTTGTGCTTCTAAGCTACATTTTCCTTCGCATAGGCACATATATAAGTACACTAGAGAATTGGTGGCGCATCTTAGGCAGAATAATGTTAATCTTAGTAAGGTGTACAACATCATTGGAACCTATTTTGGGAGGATTGAGAACGTCCCATTCACCAAAAGGTGCTTGCGTACACTGTGTGGGAAAATTAGTAGAGAACAAGCTGATGACGATGTGCGTAAAACAATAGAACTTTTCTCGGAGATGAAAGAGAAAGATAGTGATTTTTCTTACGCAGTTCAAGTGGATGATGAAAGCAGGATTAGGACATTGTTGTGGTCTAATGGAAGAAGTAAATTGCAATACCACTATTTCGGAGATGCAGTGACATTTGACACTACTTACAAGACAAACATGTACGACATGCCATTTGGGCTGTTTGTAGGTGTCAACAATCATTTCCAGAGCACTATTTTTGTTGGCGTTCTTATGAGGGACGAGCAGTCAGAAATTTACGAATGGGTTTTCCATGAATTTGTGAAGATGATGGGAGGAAAGGTTCCGGTCACTATTCTAACTG ACCAAGCAAGGGCGATGGAGATTGCTATTGAGAATGTTTGGCCAGATACAACACACCGTTGGTGCAAGTGGCATATTCTTCGTAAGGCTAAAGAGAGTTTGGGTTTTCATTATACAAAGAAGAGTGACTTCCGAGCAGAATTGCATAGATTGGTGAACCACATGCTAACTATCGGAGAGTTTGAGAAGGGGTGGGTGGAGATTATGAAGAAATACAGTTTGCAGAGCAATACATTCCTTACACAAATTTTTGAGGTGAGGCGGAAGTGGGCGAAGCCATATTTTTCTGGTAAATTTTGTGCAAAAATGACGAGCACACAAAGGAGTGAGAGCGCAAATCACATGCTTAAAAATTATGTTCCTCCAGCATGCCCAATGAATCTTTTTGTGAAGCAGTATGCAAAAGTACTATTTGATAGAGAGCAAGAAGAAGGTTTCCAAGAAAAAAGGACCAAATTG GCAGGAGTAGTCCTAAAAGTTGACATACCAATTGAACGACATGCAAGCACGGTGTATACTCGGGCCATGTTTGAGCTGTTTGCAAAAAAGTCTTTACTACTCTGGATCTTATTACATCGAAGAATTAGTTCCAAGGACTGA